In a genomic window of Salvelinus fontinalis isolate EN_2023a unplaced genomic scaffold, ASM2944872v1 scaffold_1044, whole genome shotgun sequence:
- the LOC129848534 gene encoding retinitis pigmentosa 1-like 1 protein isoform X2, producing MENKEFKESEVSGNDLTLIDLDDPINDGDVMKEDRSDKDHREVERQTTLEEAVLETDIQTLSLEAEGEIEMQEADLKTDGTSQSQEVEGESELDDAVAIPPQSQEVEGESELDDAVAIPPQSQEVEGEIELDDAVAIPPQSQEVEGESELDDAVAIPPQSQEVEGESELDDAVAIPPQSQEVEGESELDDAVAIPPQSQEVEGESELDDAVAIPPQSQEVEGESELDDAVAIPSQSQEVEGESELDDAVAIPPQSQEVEGESELDDAVAIPSQSQEEAKGESELNQVDLKTATSTLTLEVEGESAMQESDDLQTAGTSQSQETERVAKAAASQTSLTLSRGKRSYPDLHTFVQDMKDGHWNLLSENMRAGVSYSHF from the exons ATGGAGAATAAAGAGTTCAAG GAGTCAGAGGTCAGTGGGAATGACCTCACCCTCATAGACCTGGATGACCCCATCAATGACGGTGATGTTATGAAGGAAGACAG ATCTGATAAAGATCAcagagaggttgagagacagaCCACGTTGGAAGAGGCTGTTCTAGAGACAGATATCCAAACTCTGTCACTAGAGGCTGAAGGAGAGATTGAGATGCAGGAGGCTGATCTGAAGACAGATGGCACGTCTCAGTCACAGGAggttgaaggagagagtgagttggacgatgctgttgccatcccacctcagtcacaggaggttgaaggagagagtgagttggACGATGCTGTTGCCATCCCACCTCAGTCACAGGAGGTTGAAGGAGAGATTGAGTTGGACGATGCTGTTGCCATCCCACCTCAGTCACAGGAggttgaaggagagagtgagttggacgatgctgttgccatcccacctcagtcacaggaggttgaaggagagagtgagttggacgatgctgttgccatcccacctcagtcacaggaggttgaaggagagagtgagttggacgatgctgttgccatcccacctcagtcacaggaggttgaaggagagagtgagttggacgatgctgttgccatcccacctcagtcacaggaggttgaaggagagagtgagttggacgatgctgttgccatcccatctcagtcacaggaggttgaaggagagagtgagttggacgatgctgttgccatcccacctcagtcacaggaggttgaaggagagagtgagttggACGATGCTGTTGCCATCCCATCTCAGTCACAGGAG GAGGCCAAAGGTGAGAGTGAGTTGAATCAGGTTGATCTGAAGACAGCCACATCAACTCTGACACTGGAGGTCGAAGGAGAGAGTGCGATGCAGGAGAGTGATGATCTACAAACAGCCGGGACATCTCAATCCCAAGAGACTGAACGAGTGGCAAAG GCTGCAGCCTCCCAGACCAGCCTCACCCTCAGCAGGGGAAAGAGAAGCTACCCAGACCTACACACCTTTGTGCAGGACATGAAGGATGG cCATTGGAATCTGCTGAGTGAGAATATGCGTGCCGGGGTGAGTTATAGTCACTTCTAA
- the LOC129848534 gene encoding retinitis pigmentosa 1-like 1 protein isoform X1, whose amino-acid sequence MENKEFKESEVSGNDLTLIDLDDPINDGDVMKEDRSDKDHREVERQTTLEEAVLETDIQTLSLEAEGEIEMQEADLKTDGTSQSQEVEGESELDDAVAIPPQSQEVEGESELDDAVAIPPQSQEVEGEIELDDAVAIPPQSQEVEGESELDDAVAIPPQSQEVEGESELDDAVAIPPQSQEVEGESELDDAVAIPPQSQEVEGESELDDAVAIPPQSQEVEGESELDDAVAIPSQSQEVEGESELDDAVAIPPQSQEVEGESELDDAVAIPSQSQEEAKGESELNQVDLKTATSTLTLEVEGESAMQESDDLQTAGTSQSQETERVAKAAVVTFTSVTRKAAASQTSLTLSRGKRSYPDLHTFVQDMKDGHWNLLSENMRAGVSYSHF is encoded by the exons ATGGAGAATAAAGAGTTCAAG GAGTCAGAGGTCAGTGGGAATGACCTCACCCTCATAGACCTGGATGACCCCATCAATGACGGTGATGTTATGAAGGAAGACAG ATCTGATAAAGATCAcagagaggttgagagacagaCCACGTTGGAAGAGGCTGTTCTAGAGACAGATATCCAAACTCTGTCACTAGAGGCTGAAGGAGAGATTGAGATGCAGGAGGCTGATCTGAAGACAGATGGCACGTCTCAGTCACAGGAggttgaaggagagagtgagttggacgatgctgttgccatcccacctcagtcacaggaggttgaaggagagagtgagttggACGATGCTGTTGCCATCCCACCTCAGTCACAGGAGGTTGAAGGAGAGATTGAGTTGGACGATGCTGTTGCCATCCCACCTCAGTCACAGGAggttgaaggagagagtgagttggacgatgctgttgccatcccacctcagtcacaggaggttgaaggagagagtgagttggacgatgctgttgccatcccacctcagtcacaggaggttgaaggagagagtgagttggacgatgctgttgccatcccacctcagtcacaggaggttgaaggagagagtgagttggacgatgctgttgccatcccacctcagtcacaggaggttgaaggagagagtgagttggacgatgctgttgccatcccatctcagtcacaggaggttgaaggagagagtgagttggacgatgctgttgccatcccacctcagtcacaggaggttgaaggagagagtgagttggACGATGCTGTTGCCATCCCATCTCAGTCACAGGAG GAGGCCAAAGGTGAGAGTGAGTTGAATCAGGTTGATCTGAAGACAGCCACATCAACTCTGACACTGGAGGTCGAAGGAGAGAGTGCGATGCAGGAGAGTGATGATCTACAAACAGCCGGGACATCTCAATCCCAAGAGACTGAACGAGTGGCAAAG GCTGCAGTGGTGACCTTCACTAGCGTGACCCGCAAGGCTGCAGCCTCCCAGACCAGCCTCACCCTCAGCAGGGGAAAGAGAAGCTACCCAGACCTACACACCTTTGTGCAGGACATGAAGGATGG cCATTGGAATCTGCTGAGTGAGAATATGCGTGCCGGGGTGAGTTATAGTCACTTCTAA
- the LOC129848534 gene encoding retinitis pigmentosa 1-like 1 protein isoform X3, with translation MENKEFKESEVSGNDLTLIDLDDPINDGDVMKEDRSDKDHREVERQTTLEEAVLETDIQTLSLEAEGEIEMQEADLKTDGTSQSQEVEGESELDDAVAIPPQSQEVEGESELDDAVAIPPQSQEVEGEIELDDAVAIPPQSQEVEGESELDDAVAIPPQSQEVEGESELDDAVAIPPQSQEVEGESELDDAVAIPPQSQEVEGESELDDAVAIPPQSQEVEGESELDDAVAIPSQSQEVEGESELDDAVAIPPQSQEEAKGESELNQVDLKTATSTLTLEVEGESAMQESDDLQTAGTSQSQETERVAKAAVVTFTSVTRKAAASQTSLTLSRGKRSYPDLHTFVQDMKDGHWNLLSENMRAGVSYSHF, from the exons ATGGAGAATAAAGAGTTCAAG GAGTCAGAGGTCAGTGGGAATGACCTCACCCTCATAGACCTGGATGACCCCATCAATGACGGTGATGTTATGAAGGAAGACAG ATCTGATAAAGATCAcagagaggttgagagacagaCCACGTTGGAAGAGGCTGTTCTAGAGACAGATATCCAAACTCTGTCACTAGAGGCTGAAGGAGAGATTGAGATGCAGGAGGCTGATCTGAAGACAGATGGCACGTCTCAGTCACAGGAggttgaaggagagagtgagttggacgatgctgttgccatcccacctcagtcacaggaggttgaaggagagagtgagttggACGATGCTGTTGCCATCCCACCTCAGTCACAGGAGGTTGAAGGAGAGATTGAGTTGGACGATGCTGTTGCCATCCCACCTCAGTCACAGGAggttgaaggagagagtgagttggacgatgctgttgccatcccacctcagtcacaggaggttgaaggagagagtgagttggacgatgctgttgccatcccacctcagtcacaggaggttgaaggagagagtgagttggacgatgctgttgccatcccacctcagtcacaggaggttgaaggagagagtgagttggacgatgctgttgccatcccacctcagtcacaggaggttgaaggagagagtgagttggacgatgctgttgccatcccatctcagtcacaggaggttgaaggagagagtgagttggacgatgctgttgccatcccacctcagtcacaggag GAGGCCAAAGGTGAGAGTGAGTTGAATCAGGTTGATCTGAAGACAGCCACATCAACTCTGACACTGGAGGTCGAAGGAGAGAGTGCGATGCAGGAGAGTGATGATCTACAAACAGCCGGGACATCTCAATCCCAAGAGACTGAACGAGTGGCAAAG GCTGCAGTGGTGACCTTCACTAGCGTGACCCGCAAGGCTGCAGCCTCCCAGACCAGCCTCACCCTCAGCAGGGGAAAGAGAAGCTACCCAGACCTACACACCTTTGTGCAGGACATGAAGGATGG cCATTGGAATCTGCTGAGTGAGAATATGCGTGCCGGGGTGAGTTATAGTCACTTCTAA
- the LOC129848534 gene encoding retinitis pigmentosa 1-like 1 protein isoform X4 yields the protein MQEADLKTDGTSQSQEVEGESELDDAVAIPPQSQEVEGESELDDAVAIPPQSQEVEGEIELDDAVAIPPQSQEVEGESELDDAVAIPPQSQEVEGESELDDAVAIPPQSQEVEGESELDDAVAIPPQSQEVEGESELDDAVAIPPQSQEVEGESELDDAVAIPSQSQEVEGESELDDAVAIPPQSQEVEGESELDDAVAIPSQSQEEAKGESELNQVDLKTATSTLTLEVEGESAMQESDDLQTAGTSQSQETERVAKAAVVTFTSVTRKAAASQTSLTLSRGKRSYPDLHTFVQDMKDGHWNLLSENMRAGVSYSHF from the exons ATGCAGGAGGCTGATCTGAAGACAGATGGCACGTCTCAGTCACAGGAggttgaaggagagagtgagttggacgatgctgttgccatcccacctcagtcacaggaggttgaaggagagagtgagttggACGATGCTGTTGCCATCCCACCTCAGTCACAGGAGGTTGAAGGAGAGATTGAGTTGGACGATGCTGTTGCCATCCCACCTCAGTCACAGGAggttgaaggagagagtgagttggacgatgctgttgccatcccacctcagtcacaggaggttgaaggagagagtgagttggacgatgctgttgccatcccacctcagtcacaggaggttgaaggagagagtgagttggacgatgctgttgccatcccacctcagtcacaggaggttgaaggagagagtgagttggacgatgctgttgccatcccacctcagtcacaggaggttgaaggagagagtgagttggacgatgctgttgccatcccatctcagtcacaggaggttgaaggagagagtgagttggacgatgctgttgccatcccacctcagtcacaggaggttgaaggagagagtgagttggACGATGCTGTTGCCATCCCATCTCAGTCACAGGAG GAGGCCAAAGGTGAGAGTGAGTTGAATCAGGTTGATCTGAAGACAGCCACATCAACTCTGACACTGGAGGTCGAAGGAGAGAGTGCGATGCAGGAGAGTGATGATCTACAAACAGCCGGGACATCTCAATCCCAAGAGACTGAACGAGTGGCAAAG GCTGCAGTGGTGACCTTCACTAGCGTGACCCGCAAGGCTGCAGCCTCCCAGACCAGCCTCACCCTCAGCAGGGGAAAGAGAAGCTACCCAGACCTACACACCTTTGTGCAGGACATGAAGGATGG cCATTGGAATCTGCTGAGTGAGAATATGCGTGCCGGGGTGAGTTATAGTCACTTCTAA